A genome region from Deltaproteobacteria bacterium HGW-Deltaproteobacteria-2 includes the following:
- a CDS encoding nitronate monooxygenase, with product MKTAITEMFGIKYPIICGAMMWLCKPKLCAAISNAGGMGNLTAGNYSTEEEFRDAIKLTRKLTDKPFMVNVTILPSVHITPEHHKMFLRVCVEERVAGLEISGTPLDKVVGREYVDVMKKAGIKLFHKVGAVRHAVHAEKVGYDGIYAAGIEEGGHPLNDDVTTMILTPRIAETVKIPVVTVGGIADGRTLAAALALGAQGVMMATRFVATQECEVHDNIKRELVRRQEYETALICKTIGLQGRAIKNKLVEEVLAVEEKGGGLEKLIPLIAGEKIKEAWEYGKVDTAPMMMGQSVGLVKDIPTCKDLIEGIVAKAKTDIEYVTNMFKE from the coding sequence ATGAAAACAGCCATTACCGAAATGTTCGGAATTAAATATCCCATTATATGCGGTGCGATGATGTGGCTTTGCAAACCAAAGCTTTGTGCCGCCATATCTAATGCCGGTGGCATGGGAAACCTGACTGCCGGGAACTATTCAACTGAGGAAGAATTCCGTGATGCCATTAAATTGACAAGGAAGCTTACGGACAAACCATTTATGGTAAATGTAACAATTCTGCCATCGGTTCATATCACACCCGAGCATCACAAAATGTTCCTGCGTGTTTGTGTTGAGGAAAGGGTTGCCGGGCTGGAAATATCCGGCACACCGCTGGACAAAGTAGTGGGGAGAGAATACGTAGACGTCATGAAAAAGGCGGGAATCAAGCTTTTCCATAAGGTGGGAGCAGTGCGTCATGCCGTGCACGCCGAGAAAGTTGGTTACGACGGAATTTATGCCGCAGGGATCGAAGAAGGCGGTCATCCGTTAAATGACGATGTCACAACAATGATACTGACACCGCGTATTGCCGAAACAGTGAAAATTCCTGTTGTCACTGTAGGGGGTATTGCTGATGGTCGTACTTTGGCCGCGGCACTTGCTCTTGGGGCTCAGGGAGTTATGATGGCGACCCGCTTTGTTGCCACGCAGGAATGTGAAGTGCACGATAACATCAAGCGGGAACTAGTCCGGCGGCAGGAATATGAAACGGCTCTTATCTGCAAAACGATTGGTTTGCAGGGCAGGGCTATAAAAAATAAGCTTGTTGAAGAAGTTTTGGCTGTGGAGGAAAAGGGCGGCGGTTTGGAAAAACTTATTCCGCTAATTGCCGGAGAGAAAATAAAAGAAGCATGGGAATACGGCAAGGTCGATACCGCGCCCATGATGATGGGACAATCGGTGGGGTTGGTAAAGGATATCCCCACGTGTAAAGACCTTATCGAAGGAATCGTGGCAAAGGCCAAGACTGATATTGAATACGTAACGAATATGTTTAAAGAATAA
- a CDS encoding enoyl-CoA hydratase/isomerase family protein: MAIMTWIKDETVAIITMSNGENRQNLEFAQTLKAMLDEIIADKSITALIITSNDEKNFSQGVDVNWIMEKMQKNDHQPVRDFINEMDIVFKTLVLYPVPVIAAINGHAFGNGSILSCACDFRFMRSDRGFFCFPEVNIGIPFRWGMNAFMKKAIPLHILSQMEFTGNRYTAPELEKLNIIVKACASQEDLMAQAIAYARTLQKKRGILGKIKERLYSDIVKVLDDDHMPPSTNIDVLVVAD; the protein is encoded by the coding sequence ATGGCTATCATGACATGGATTAAAGATGAAACTGTAGCAATTATTACTATGAGCAATGGTGAAAACAGGCAAAATCTTGAATTTGCCCAAACCCTAAAAGCTATGCTGGATGAGATAATTGCTGATAAATCAATAACGGCATTGATTATTACGTCTAATGACGAGAAGAATTTCTCTCAGGGAGTAGATGTTAACTGGATTATGGAAAAAATGCAGAAAAATGACCATCAACCAGTTAGAGATTTTATCAATGAGATGGACATTGTTTTTAAAACGCTTGTTCTTTATCCTGTACCGGTAATTGCGGCGATTAACGGCCATGCCTTCGGCAATGGTTCGATATTATCCTGTGCCTGTGATTTTCGCTTCATGCGGTCGGACCGCGGATTCTTTTGCTTTCCGGAAGTAAATATAGGCATTCCATTCAGATGGGGCATGAACGCTTTTATGAAGAAAGCCATTCCTTTGCATATATTATCACAAATGGAATTTACAGGAAATCGTTACACCGCGCCGGAATTGGAAAAGCTCAATATTATTGTAAAAGCGTGCGCCAGCCAGGAAGATCTAATGGCGCAGGCCATAGCTTATGCCAGGACACTTCAGAAAAAGCGGGGAATTCTCGGCAAAATAAAAGAAAGACTGTATAGCGATATTGTAAAAGTATTAGACGATGATCATATGCCGCCATCGACGAATATCGATGTTCTGGTTGTTGCTGATTGA
- a CDS encoding 4-hydroxybutyryl-CoA dehydratase: MTLKTANQYEESLRKMNLKVYLLGELVKNPVDHPIIRPSMNSVKMTYALAQDPQHEDLMTAKSHLTGKKINRFCHLHQSTEDLIKKVKMQRLLGQKTASCFQRCVGMDAINAVDSVTFEMDKKLGTHYHERFIKFLKMMQENDFTVDGAMTDPKGDRGLPPSKQADPDLYTRVVEKRKDGIVVRGAKAHQTGAINSHWILVMPTVAMTKDDADYAISFAAPADAEGISYIYGRQSCDTRKLEGGEIDVGNYQFGGHEALMVFDNLFVPWENVFMCGEYDFSGALVERFAGYHRQSYGGCKVGVGDVLIGAAALAAEYNGASKASHIKDKLIEMIHLNETLFSCGIACSAQGHKTASGTYLIDLLLANVCKQNVTRFPYEIARLAEDIAGGLMVTMASEKDLRHPEIGKIVEKYFKGIASVSTENRCRILRLVENITLGTAAVGYRTESMHGAGSPQAQRIMISRQGNLEYKKKLAKEIAGIKE; encoded by the coding sequence ATGACGTTAAAAACAGCCAACCAATATGAAGAAAGTCTGCGTAAAATGAATCTAAAAGTATATCTGCTGGGTGAATTGGTGAAAAATCCGGTGGATCATCCGATAATCAGACCATCTATGAATTCCGTAAAAATGACCTACGCTTTAGCTCAGGATCCCCAGCACGAAGATCTGATGACGGCGAAATCTCATCTAACAGGAAAAAAGATAAACCGTTTTTGTCATCTGCACCAAAGCACTGAAGACCTGATCAAAAAAGTAAAAATGCAACGATTACTGGGACAAAAAACAGCTTCCTGCTTTCAAAGGTGCGTCGGAATGGACGCAATCAATGCCGTGGACAGCGTAACTTTTGAAATGGATAAGAAACTAGGCACTCATTATCATGAGCGATTTATCAAATTTCTGAAAATGATGCAGGAAAATGATTTTACTGTGGATGGCGCCATGACCGACCCCAAAGGAGACCGCGGCCTGCCACCGAGCAAACAGGCGGACCCGGACCTTTACACGCGTGTTGTGGAAAAAAGAAAAGACGGCATTGTTGTGCGGGGCGCCAAAGCGCATCAGACGGGAGCCATTAATTCGCACTGGATTTTAGTTATGCCGACTGTCGCCATGACCAAAGATGACGCTGATTACGCCATTTCTTTCGCCGCGCCTGCCGACGCGGAAGGCATTTCTTACATTTACGGCAGGCAGTCCTGCGACACGCGAAAACTCGAAGGCGGAGAAATAGACGTAGGCAACTATCAGTTCGGTGGTCACGAAGCACTCATGGTTTTCGATAATCTGTTTGTCCCCTGGGAAAATGTGTTTATGTGTGGAGAATATGATTTTAGCGGCGCATTAGTCGAACGCTTTGCCGGTTATCACCGTCAGAGCTATGGTGGCTGCAAAGTAGGCGTGGGTGACGTGCTCATCGGTGCCGCGGCGCTGGCCGCTGAATACAACGGCGCGTCCAAAGCCTCTCACATCAAAGATAAATTGATTGAGATGATACACCTGAACGAAACGCTTTTCTCCTGCGGTATTGCCTGTTCCGCGCAAGGACACAAAACAGCTTCCGGCACTTACCTGATTGATTTGCTGCTGGCCAACGTCTGCAAACAAAACGTAACCAGATTTCCCTATGAGATTGCAAGGCTAGCGGAAGATATCGCCGGCGGATTAATGGTCACGATGGCTTCGGAAAAAGATTTGCGTCATCCGGAAATCGGTAAAATAGTCGAAAAATATTTTAAAGGAATCGCTTCGGTATCCACTGAGAACCGTTGCCGTATTCTAAGACTGGTGGAAAATATCACCCTGGGCACAGCCGCAGTCGGTTACCGCACAGAATCCATGCATGGCGCCGGTTCACCTCAGGCACAGCGTATAATGATTTCCCGTCAGGGGAATCTCGAATATAAAAAGAAGCTGGCTAAAGAAATCGCCGGAATAAAAGAATAA
- a CDS encoding TetR/AcrR family transcriptional regulator: MEDIIMTDKHRPKTRKDRIMDAALRIFAEKGFQNATITEISKEAGVSEATIYEYFGTKEDLLFAIPEKISNDTFEASSKVIPYIKGIEGKIRAIMLFYIELYQSNPDYSALVLLQLMSNKRFRQTPAHAAIRRSSHGLLDCIRAGITDGTFKKDANPYLIRSMLMGTVEHLFIHWHMQGRPKGKTSIVDMLDPFIEIVFDGIRAKKEIPGTTLYLKLEDVNALGKLIQKKEGGTSSKDKNK, encoded by the coding sequence ATGGAGGATATTATAATGACGGATAAGCACCGACCGAAGACCAGAAAAGACCGCATAATGGATGCCGCTCTGCGCATATTTGCCGAGAAAGGTTTTCAGAACGCGACGATAACTGAAATAAGCAAAGAGGCAGGAGTTTCTGAAGCCACAATCTATGAATATTTCGGCACGAAAGAAGATCTTCTTTTTGCCATTCCCGAAAAAATATCCAATGACACTTTCGAAGCATCATCAAAAGTCATCCCCTACATAAAAGGAATTGAAGGAAAGATAAGAGCTATTATGCTTTTCTATATTGAATTATATCAATCCAATCCCGATTATTCCGCTTTAGTGTTGCTTCAGCTTATGTCCAACAAACGATTCCGGCAGACACCGGCCCATGCGGCGATACGCCGTTCGTCACATGGTCTCCTGGACTGTATCAGAGCAGGAATCACAGACGGCACCTTTAAAAAAGACGCCAATCCTTATTTAATACGTTCCATGCTGATGGGAACCGTAGAACACTTATTCATTCACTGGCACATGCAGGGCAGGCCTAAGGGAAAAACGAGCATTGTCGATATGCTCGATCCTTTTATCGAAATTGTTTTTGACGGCATCAGAGCTAAAAAAGAAATTCCCGGCACAACTCTGTATCTGAAACTGGAGGATGTCAACGCGCTGGGGAAACTCATTCAAAAGAAAGAAGGAGGAACTTCCTCAAAGGATAAGAACAAATAA
- a CDS encoding aromatic ring hydroxylase, producing MRTKEDYINGLKKMKRNIYYDGQLIDRTDELQMDCLNTIGVTYDEAAKPENQELCTAISHLTGERINRFNHIHQSTKDLHNKQDMTRMLCQKVGGCIQRCMGIDATNAIYNVSYEADKANKGATQYHENFKKWLTRFQKEDLVGCCAQTDTKGDRMLRPAEQPNQSAYLRIKERRKDGIIVEGCKLHISEASVADEVLVLPTRALRPEDKDYAVAFAVPGDWDGMKQVVTIHNYRPREHYKRGFVPGYTDSYLIFDNCFVPWERVFLAGENLMGGACALLFALFHRHSYSGCKPAIGDVILGAAALAAEVNNIHKESHVREKLAEIIMTIELGYAAGYTASDLGKPELYIPGMGFVPFGPGSYIPHSIYCNVGRCLSGEAVYREAEIICDIAGGVVATFPHEKDFRNPETGELLLKYTKRNPKMSAEDQANFWRFLGDGLCSATGGITNVGNYHGGGSPVMEQIAITTQYDIESRKKLVKYLAGMSGGDREVFCKK from the coding sequence ATGAGAACAAAAGAAGATTACATTAACGGTTTGAAAAAAATGAAACGCAACATTTATTATGACGGCCAATTGATCGACCGGACGGACGAGCTACAAATGGATTGTCTTAATACTATCGGCGTCACATACGATGAAGCGGCCAAGCCTGAAAATCAGGAACTTTGCACGGCAATTTCTCACCTGACTGGCGAACGCATTAATCGTTTCAATCACATCCATCAAAGTACAAAGGATCTGCATAACAAACAGGATATGACCAGAATGCTGTGTCAGAAAGTAGGCGGCTGTATCCAACGTTGCATGGGGATAGACGCTACTAATGCCATTTATAATGTCTCTTATGAAGCAGACAAGGCCAATAAAGGGGCTACTCAATACCATGAAAATTTCAAGAAATGGCTGACCCGCTTCCAGAAAGAAGACCTTGTCGGATGCTGTGCCCAGACGGATACCAAGGGTGACCGGATGCTGCGCCCCGCAGAGCAACCCAACCAATCGGCATATTTACGAATTAAAGAAAGGCGTAAGGATGGTATAATAGTTGAAGGCTGTAAATTACATATTTCGGAAGCTTCCGTAGCCGATGAGGTTCTGGTACTGCCTACCAGAGCACTACGGCCTGAAGATAAAGACTACGCGGTGGCCTTCGCTGTTCCGGGAGACTGGGATGGAATGAAGCAGGTCGTGACAATACATAACTACCGGCCTCGGGAACATTACAAACGCGGTTTCGTACCAGGCTATACAGATTCCTATCTGATTTTCGATAATTGTTTTGTGCCCTGGGAAAGAGTCTTCCTCGCTGGTGAAAATCTGATGGGTGGGGCATGTGCGCTTCTCTTCGCTCTATTCCACCGTCATTCTTACTCTGGCTGCAAACCGGCCATAGGCGATGTTATCCTGGGAGCGGCAGCTCTTGCCGCCGAGGTCAATAATATTCATAAAGAGTCCCATGTCCGGGAAAAGCTGGCGGAGATCATTATGACCATAGAACTGGGTTATGCCGCAGGTTACACGGCATCCGATCTGGGCAAACCTGAGTTGTACATTCCGGGAATGGGTTTTGTTCCATTCGGCCCCGGCTCCTATATTCCTCATTCAATTTACTGCAATGTCGGCCGCTGTCTCTCGGGCGAGGCAGTATATCGCGAAGCAGAAATAATTTGTGATATCGCGGGCGGTGTTGTCGCTACTTTCCCCCACGAAAAAGATTTCAGAAATCCGGAGACAGGAGAGCTTTTACTCAAATATACAAAGCGTAACCCCAAGATGTCGGCGGAAGACCAGGCCAACTTCTGGAGATTTCTGGGAGACGGACTCTGCTCGGCAACCGGAGGTATTACAAACGTCGGCAATTATCATGGAGGCGGCTCACCGGTTATGGAACAAATAGCAATTACCACACAATACGATATCGAATCCCGTAAAAAACTTGTAAAATACTTAGCCGGCATGAGCGGCGGAGACCGTGAAGTTTTCTGTAAAAAATGA
- a CDS encoding short-chain dehydrogenase, with protein sequence MFDIAQFSLKGKVAVITGGGRGIGQAIAFAFAKAGAKVVVTSRKAQDLEATADEIKAFGGEAFALPAHLGKTEEIKKMIDAVMAQYGRIDILVNNAGASPAMGSVLECDDRLWDKLMDINLKGAYFISQAAANIMVKQGGGKIINVASVDGHNPEPGLSIYSISKAGIRMLTKAFASELLRYNIQVNTISPGPISTKMMNSHWGHLPPEEAQKVKEAVEKALPSGRLGNPDEIAGAALFLASDASSYTTGSEILIDGGLLLGIH encoded by the coding sequence ATGTTCGATATAGCCCAATTCTCATTAAAAGGAAAAGTGGCGGTAATTACCGGGGGCGGCCGCGGCATAGGTCAGGCGATAGCATTTGCTTTCGCGAAGGCCGGAGCCAAAGTGGTCGTTACCAGCCGCAAGGCGCAGGATCTGGAAGCAACGGCGGACGAAATCAAAGCTTTCGGCGGCGAGGCTTTTGCGCTCCCGGCTCATCTAGGTAAAACAGAAGAAATTAAAAAAATGATTGATGCCGTAATGGCACAGTACGGCAGGATTGATATTCTGGTCAACAATGCCGGCGCCAGTCCCGCCATGGGTTCCGTCCTCGAATGTGACGACCGCCTCTGGGATAAACTGATGGACATCAATTTGAAAGGCGCTTATTTCATCAGTCAGGCCGCAGCCAATATCATGGTCAAGCAGGGCGGTGGCAAGATAATTAATGTCGCTTCCGTGGATGGCCATAATCCTGAGCCGGGATTGAGTATCTATTCTATTTCCAAAGCCGGCATAAGAATGCTGACAAAAGCATTTGCCAGCGAACTTTTACGTTACAACATTCAGGTAAATACTATATCTCCCGGACCAATCAGCACCAAGATGATGAATTCCCACTGGGGACATCTGCCACCGGAAGAAGCTCAAAAAGTAAAGGAAGCTGTGGAGAAAGCACTGCCTTCCGGCCGTCTCGGCAATCCCGATGAAATCGCCGGTGCTGCTCTTTTTCTGGCATCGGATGCTTCCAGTTATACAACTGGATCCGAAATTTTGATTGATGGCGGTTTATTACTGGGCATTCATTAA
- a CDS encoding CoA-binding protein, which produces MAEKPITENNNCFIPEANPRDEEIALLLKNARTIAIVGLSDRPTRDSHSVALYLMEKGYRIIPVNPSCAEILGQKSYPDLLSIKDKIDIVDIFRKTEFIPEIIEEAIQIKAGAVWMQLGLFHDQAALKARKAGLMVIQAKCIKIDHAMLLG; this is translated from the coding sequence ATGGCAGAAAAACCGATTACTGAAAACAATAACTGTTTTATTCCCGAAGCTAATCCACGTGATGAAGAAATCGCTCTACTACTCAAAAACGCCCGAACGATCGCCATTGTTGGACTTTCCGATAGGCCAACCCGCGACAGCCATAGCGTTGCCCTGTATCTGATGGAAAAAGGATATCGGATCATTCCCGTAAATCCATCCTGCGCGGAGATACTGGGACAGAAATCGTATCCCGACCTTCTGTCAATAAAAGACAAAATCGACATTGTTGACATCTTCCGCAAGACTGAATTCATTCCGGAAATTATAGAAGAGGCGATACAAATCAAAGCGGGTGCCGTATGGATGCAACTCGGCCTTTTCCACGACCAGGCGGCACTAAAAGCACGGAAGGCAGGTTTGATGGTCATCCAGGCAAAATGCATTAAAATTGATCACGCAATGCTGTTAGGATAA
- a CDS encoding hydrolase translates to MINSTDAVFVIVDIQGSLAQVMCDKENLFANTVKLIKGFKILNLPVIVTEQIPQKLGKTLPQIAAELEGVNPIAKESFSCWDENNFKNNLEVLKRRHVILIGIECHVCVYQTALDLISNGYTVHLVADAVSSRTPENRQIGIDAMKNAGAKITSTEMVLFELLRTAADPRAKEFFKIVK, encoded by the coding sequence ATGATCAATAGCACTGATGCGGTTTTTGTTATAGTGGACATTCAGGGCAGCCTGGCCCAGGTTATGTGCGACAAGGAAAATCTTTTTGCCAATACCGTTAAACTTATCAAGGGATTTAAAATTCTGAACCTGCCGGTTATCGTCACCGAACAAATCCCGCAGAAATTAGGGAAAACTTTACCTCAGATAGCCGCGGAACTTGAGGGCGTTAACCCGATAGCCAAAGAATCTTTCAGTTGCTGGGATGAAAATAATTTTAAAAATAATCTGGAAGTATTAAAACGACGGCATGTAATCCTGATTGGAATTGAATGCCACGTGTGTGTCTATCAAACCGCTCTTGATTTAATTTCCAACGGCTATACCGTTCATCTGGTTGCCGACGCGGTTTCCTCGCGCACACCGGAAAACCGTCAAATCGGAATAGACGCGATGAAAAACGCCGGAGCAAAAATAACATCAACAGAAATGGTTTTGTTTGAACTCCTGCGCACCGCTGCCGATCCGCGAGCCAAAGAGTTTTTCAAAATTGTAAAGTAA
- a CDS encoding cupin gives MGNIFSSLPDKLEHESFEELLRHKNIKIERIFSKGHTSPETGWYDQKENEWVIVLEGSGSILFENGNEVNLKKGDYLNISAHTRHKVAWTDPENITIWLAIHYW, from the coding sequence ATGGGAAATATATTTTCTTCATTGCCGGATAAATTAGAGCATGAGTCTTTCGAAGAATTGCTTCGCCATAAAAATATAAAAATCGAAAGAATTTTTTCTAAGGGCCATACTTCGCCGGAGACGGGTTGGTATGATCAAAAGGAAAACGAGTGGGTGATTGTTTTGGAAGGCTCCGGGTCAATTCTTTTCGAAAATGGTAACGAAGTTAATCTTAAAAAAGGTGATTATCTAAATATTTCTGCGCACACCAGACACAAAGTTGCCTGGACAGACCCGGAAAATATTACAATTTGGCTGGCAATTCACTATTGGTAA